The Corallococcus soli region GCCATGGGCCCGTTCCTCGCGGAGAGCGGCAAGCTGGTCCGCTTCGGCCTCACGACGTATCCGGCCCCCATCACGGTCGCCTCTCCGAGCGTGGCCCAGCTCTGCGCACCGGCCGCCGCGGGTGAGAGCGTTCGCGTCATCATCCCGACCAGTCTGGACTCGGACGAGGAGCTGCAGGCCCACGCGAACAACCTCAACACGGTCCTCCAGGCCATCCCCAATGGCGGCGCCAATCGCCCCCGCGGTGGTACGCCCACGAGCGGAAGCCTGAAGTTCACGGGCTCGCTGCTGACGTCGGACTCCGTGGATCGACCGCAGATCATCATCCTGCTGACCGACGGTCTGCCGAACTGCAACGACCTGAACGAGTACAGCGGTCGTGAGAATCCCCAGGCGTGCGCTTGCACGGTGACCCCGTCGACCCTCTGCTCCGCGGAGGACAGCCCGTACGAAAGACGCGGCTGCCTCGACAAGAACGCCTCGGTCGCGGAGGTGGAGGCCCTGAAGGCGCGCAATATCTCCACCATCGTCATCGGCTTCGGCGCGGAGACGTCGGCGGGCGCCGGCCCCCAGGTGCTCAACGAGATGGCGGGCGCGGGAGGCTTCGCGCGCTCGTGCCGGGCGGACATCGACTGCGGCGCGGGTGATACCTGCGACGTGGCCACCCAGCTCTGCGGCCGTGCCTTCTATCAGGCGGGAAACCAGGTGGAACTGGCGGCCGCGCTGAAGTCGATCAGCGAGCGGCTCCAGCCCGGCGAGCCCTGCTTCATCCCGCTCGACCCCAGCCAGCTCCCGTCCGACCCTGCGCTCATCGTCGTCTACATCAACGGCGAGCGCACGCTCGCGGGCCCGGACACCTGGGCGGTGGGCGAGGCTGGCGTGCGGTTCACGGGCAGCACCTGCACCCGCCTTGAAGCGTCGCGTCCTGAGGACCCGATCAGCGTCGAAGTGCGCGCCATCCGCGAACTCTAGGGCGCGGCGGGCGGAGGCGGCTTTACCCGGGCCATGGCGGGGGTTATAGGACCTCGCCGGGCCGGTCGCCTCCGCCATGAAAATCACTGTCCTCTCGCGCTCCGCCTCCATTTCGTCCACGCGGCGGATCGTCGACGCAGGTCGCGCCAGGGGGCACCGGGTGCGCGTGCTCAACCCGCTCCGGGTGCAGATGCATCTGGACGGGGGCAGCCGGGCGACTCTCTTCTACGACCGCAAGAAGCTGACGCCCACCGACGTCGTCATCCCGCGCATCGCCCTGTCCATCAGCACCTACGGGCTCGCGGTGGTGAACCAGTTCGGCCTGGCGCGTGTGCCCCTGGTGAACCATGCCCAGGCCATCGCGCAGTCGCGCAACAAGATGCGCGCGCTCCAACTCCTGTCCGCCCACGGCATCGACATCCCGGCCACGGTGATGGCCCGCGACGCCGCCCACCTCAAGGAGATGGTCGGGCTCGTGGGGGGGGTGCCCGTGCTGGTGAAGCTCCTCCAGGGCCAGGAGAAGCACGGCGTGATGGTGTGCGAGAGCCTCCAGTCGCTGGAGGCCGCGCTGGAAGCGGTGCTGGGCCTGGGCCACAACATCGTCATGCAGGAGTACGTGCGAAGCACCGGGCAGGACGTCCGGGTGCTGGTGGTAGGAGGCGAGGCGGTCGCGGCGGTGCTGCGCAAGCCGCGCCCCGGCCGCCTCTCGCACACCCTGAACCGCGGGGCCCGGCTGGAGGCCCTGGAGCTGTCCCCCAGCCACCGTGCCACGGCGGAGAAGGTCGCCCGGTTGGTGGGCCTGGAGGTGGCCGCGGTGGACATCCTGGATGTCCAGGGGCAGCCCAAGGTCTTCGAGGTGAACAGCTCTCCCGC contains the following coding sequences:
- the cglB gene encoding adventurous gliding motility lipoprotein CglB — its product is MAGCQTYDFEPVDPLAIAQTTKETVITARGSKPDVMLLVDTSGSMTLPVEPEKTVNGVKVCHGKDDQGRDYVCGESLPCDTSVCPTRWSELQAAMGPFLAESGKLVRFGLTTYPAPITVASPSVAQLCAPAAAGESVRVIIPTSLDSDEELQAHANNLNTVLQAIPNGGANRPRGGTPTSGSLKFTGSLLTSDSVDRPQIIILLTDGLPNCNDLNEYSGRENPQACACTVTPSTLCSAEDSPYERRGCLDKNASVAEVEALKARNISTIVIGFGAETSAGAGPQVLNEMAGAGGFARSCRADIDCGAGDTCDVATQLCGRAFYQAGNQVELAAALKSISERLQPGEPCFIPLDPSQLPSDPALIVVYINGERTLAGPDTWAVGEAGVRFTGSTCTRLEASRPEDPISVEVRAIREL
- a CDS encoding ATP-grasp domain-containing protein, giving the protein MKITVLSRSASISSTRRIVDAGRARGHRVRVLNPLRVQMHLDGGSRATLFYDRKKLTPTDVVIPRIALSISTYGLAVVNQFGLARVPLVNHAQAIAQSRNKMRALQLLSAHGIDIPATVMARDAAHLKEMVGLVGGVPVLVKLLQGQEKHGVMVCESLQSLEAALEAVLGLGHNIVMQEYVRSTGQDVRVLVVGGEAVAAVLRKPRPGRLSHTLNRGARLEALELSPSHRATAEKVARLVGLEVAAVDILDVQGQPKVFEVNSSPALLEMEAATGMDLATPIILRAEALVAGATPVWSAALETPQALLPPPPPRKSQVKVGVPRS